Proteins from one Sarcophilus harrisii chromosome 2, mSarHar1.11, whole genome shotgun sequence genomic window:
- the LRRTM2 gene encoding leucine-rich repeat transmembrane neuronal protein 2 — protein sequence MGLHFKWPLGAPMLAALYAMSVVLKMLPALGMACPPKCRCEKLLFYCDSQGFHSVPNNTDKGSLGLSLRHNHISELERDQFASFSQLTWLHLDHNQISTVKEDSFQGLYKLKELILSSNKISYLPNTTFSQLLNLQNLDLSFNQLSSLHPELFYGLRKLQTLHLRSNSLRTIPVRLFWDCRSLEFLDLSTNRLRSLARNGFAGLIKLRELHLEHNQLTKINFAHFLRLSSLHTLFLQWNKISNLTCGMEWTWGTIEKLDLTGNEIKAIDFTVFETMPNLKILLMDNNKLHSLDSKILNSLRSLTTVGFSGNLWECSPKICALATWLSSFQGRWEHSILCHSPDHTQGEDILDAVYGFQLCWNLSTTVTAMATSYKDPTTEYTKRISSSSYHVGDKEIPTTAGIAVTTDEHFPEPDNAIFTQRVITGTMALLFSFFFIIFIVFISRKCCPPTLRRIRQCSMIQNHRQLRSQTRLHMSNMSDQGPYNEYEPTHEGPFIIINGYGQCKCQQLPYKECEV from the exons ATGG GCTTACATTTCAAGTGGCCATTAGGGGCTCCTATGCTGGCAGCACTATATGCAATGAGTGTGGTTTTAAAAATGCTGCCTGCCTTGGGCATGGCTTGTCCACCAAAATGCCGCTGCGAGAAGCTGCTCTTTTACTGTGACTCTCAGGGGTTTCACTCAGTGCCAAACAACACTGACAAGGGCTCTCTAGGTTTGTCACTGAGGCACAATCACATTTCTGAACTTGAAAGGGATCAATTTGCAAGCTTCAGTCAACTTACTTGGCTCCACTTAGACCATAATCAAATTTCAACAGTTAAAGAAGATTCTTTTCAAGGACTCTATAAACTTAAGGAATTAATTCTAAGTTCCAACAAAATATCTTACTTGCCAAACACAACTTTTAGTCAACTGCTTAACCTGCAAAATTTGGACCTGTCTTTTAATCAGTTATCATCTCTGCATCCAGAATTGTTCTATGGCCTTCGGAAGCTGCAAACCTTACATTTGCGTTCCAATTCCCTGCGGACCATTCCTGTTCGCCTTTTCTGGGACTGTCGTAGTCTGGAGTTTCTTGATTTGAGCACAAATCGTTTGCGAAGTTTGGCTCGCAATGGATTTGCAGGATTAATCAAACTGAGAGAGCTTCACCTAGAGCACAACCAGCTGACAAAGATTAATTTTGCTCATTTCCTACGGCTAAGCAGTCTGCACACGCTCTTCTTACAGTGGAACAAAATTAGCAACTTGACATGTGGGATGGAGTGGACCTGGGGCACCATAGAAAAGCTTGATTTGACTGGAAATGAAATCAAAGCCATCGATTTCACAGTGTTTGAGACCATGCCTAATCTTAAAATACTTCTAATGGATAACAATAAGCTACACAGCCTGGATTCCAAGATCTTAAATTCTCTCAGATCCTTAACTACAGTTGGTTTCTCTGGCAATCTGTGGGAATGCAGCCCCAAAATATGTGCACTGGCCACATGGTTGAGTAGCTTCCAAGGTCGGTGGGAGCACTCAATACTGTGCCACAGCCCAGACCACACCCAGGGAGAAGATATTCTAGATGCAGTTTATGGATTTCAGCTTTGCTGGAATTTATCAACTACTGTCACTGCCATGGCCACAAGTTATAAAGATCCAACCACTGAATACACAAAAAGAATAAGCTCATCAAGTTACCATGTGGGAGACAAAGAAATTCCAACTACTGCAGGCATAGCAGTTACTACTGATGAACACTTTCCTGAACCAGACAATGCCATCTTCACTCAGCGGGTAATTACAGGAACAATggctttattgttttctttcttttttattatttttatagtgttCATCTCCAGGAAATGCTGCCCTCCTACTTTAAGAAGAATTAGGCAGTGTTCAATGATTCAGAACCACAGGCAACTCCGATCCCAAACACGACTTCATATGTCAAATATGTCAGACCAAGGACCATATAATGAGTATGAACCCACCCATGAAGGACCCTTCATCATCATTAATGGTTATGGACAGTGCAAGTGTCAGCAGCTGCCATATAAAGAATGTGAAGTATAA